Proteins encoded by one window of Panicum virgatum strain AP13 chromosome 7N, P.virgatum_v5, whole genome shotgun sequence:
- the LOC120682305 gene encoding pentatricopeptide repeat-containing protein At5g13770, chloroplastic-like, with product MAKCYSDLPPIPPLLPSRRTPPQSHASQCAIRRQLASFVLHCSRSCASPLLEPKNLPDEFPAVPAPAPLPDAAPKLGISNKFIRGLCSDPQTEQLAFECYRRALLQPGFLPEKKTANALTVQLLRAKQWGSLELLVQDMGAHGVLPEKRTCARLVACCIRAGRFGLADAVLAVLEARKGAPAVMAFGAAMQAYNKQHMYRSTVLLYGQARAARLPLGAAAYRAVMAACGALGEPDMVASLFKLYRSQKWYPSDGCVEAYAIVCDALGKAGRALDALRSLREMEADGLSPNAATYSSVIGALADAREKAAAEDLYHQAWDSKMLGDPDMFLKLTVMHVEVGVVEETMEVAKDMRQIGLRVTDCILSTIINGFVKRRGLKPAIRAYDKLVFIGCEPGQVTYASVINVYCRLGRSDRAEAIFSEMIGRGFDKCVVAYGNMISMYGKIRRASEAMKLLAMMKQKGCEPNVLVYNSLLDMHGRLGNSKQAEKLWKEMVRRKVRSDRISYTAIILANNRAGELDRCIELYQEFRETGGKVDKAMAGLMVGVFSKCSRFNELIELLKDMNGTKLDRRLYMTVLRSLRDAGLEVHVKWLQSNFTFVEEKT from the coding sequence ATGGCCAAATGCTACTCCGATTTGCCCCCGATCCCGCCTCTGCTTCCGTCGCGAAGAACGCCGCCGCAATCCCACGCCTCCCAGTGCGCGATCAGGCGGCAGCTCGCGTCCTTCGTGCTCCACTGCTCCAGGTCCTGCGCTTCCCCTCTCCTCGAGCCCAAAAACCTGCCCGATGAGTTCCCCGccgtgccggcgccggcaccgctGCCGGACGCAGCCCCGAAGCTCGGCATATCCAATAAGTTCATCCGGGGCCTCTGCAGCGACCCGCAGACCGAGCAGCTCGCCTTCGAGTGCTACCGGAGGGCGCTGCTGCAGCCGGGGTTCCTGCCGGAGAAGAAGACGGCCAACGCGCTGACCGTGCAGCTGCTCAGGGCCAAGCAGTGGGGCTCGCTGGAGCTGCTGGTCCAGGACATGGGCGCCCACGGCGTGCTCCCGGAGAAGCGGACGTGCGCGCGGCTCGTCGCCTGCTGCATCAGGGCGGGGCGGTTCGGCCTCGCCGACGCGGTGCTCGCCGTCCTCGAGGCCAGGAAGGGGGCGCCCGCCGTGATGGCCTTCGGCGCGGCCATGCAGGCGTACAACAAGCAGCACATGTACCGGAGCACGGTGCTGCTGTACGGGCAGGCGAGGGCGGCTCGCCTGccgctgggcgccgccgcctaccGCGCCGTGatggcggcgtgcggcgcgctGGGCGAGCCGGACATGGTGGCGTCGCTGTTCAAGCTGTACAGGTCCCAGAAATGGTACCCCTCCGACGGCTGCGTGGAGGCGTACGCCATCGTCTGCGACGCGCTGGGGAAGGCGGGCAGAGCCCTGGACGCGCTGCGGAGCCTGCGGGAGATGGAAGCCGACGGGCTCTCGCCAAACGCCGCGACCTACTCCTCCGTCATCGGCGCCCTGGCAGATGCccgggagaaggcggcggcggaggacttGTACCACCAAGCCTGGGACAGCAAGATGCTGGGGGATCCCGACATGTTCCTGAAGCTGACCGTGATGCACGTCGAGGTTGGTGTGGTGGAGGAGACGATGGAGGTCGCCAAGGACATGAGGCAGATCGGCTTGAGGGTCACGGACTGCATCCTCTCCACAATCATCAATGGCTTCGTGAAGAGGAGAGGCCTGAAACCAGCCATCAGAGCGTACGACAAGCTGGTGTTCATCGGGTGTGAGCCTGGGCAGGTCACCTACGCCTCCGTCATCAACGTGTACTGCCGGCTTGGCCGGAGTGACAGGGCAGAGGCCATCTTCTCGGAGATGATCGGCCGAGGCTTCGACAAGTGCGTGGTCGCCTACGGCAACATGATCTCTATGTACGGCAAGATCAGGAGAGCATCCGAGGCCATGAAGCTGCTGGCCATGATGAAGCAGAAAGGGTGCGAGCCCAACGTCCTGGTGTACAACTCCCTGCTCGACATGCACGGCCGGCTCGGGAACTCGAAGCAGGCCGAGAAGCTCTGGAAGGAGATGGTGCGGCGCAAGGTTCGGTCTGACCGGATCAGCTACACGGCCATCATCCTGGCGAACAACCGGGCAGGGGAGCTGGACCGGTGCATCGAGCTGTACCAGGAGTTCAGGGAGACCGGAGGGAAGGTGGACAAGGCCATGGCTGGGCTCATGGTGGGGGTGTTCTCCAAATGCAGCCGGTTCAACGAGCTCATCGAGCTGCTCAAGGACATGAATGGCACCAAGCTGGACCGGAGGCTGTACATGACCGTCCTGCGAAGCCTCAGGGATGCGGGGCTGGAGGTCCATGTGAAGTGGCTCCAAAGTAACTTCACGTTCGTGGAAGAGAAAACCTGA